The Onychomys torridus chromosome 4, mOncTor1.1, whole genome shotgun sequence DNA window TGGTGactaatgaaaattaaattattccTTATACTTGATCATTCCTTTATTAAACTTATGAAGTTTTTTAGAAAATTTAACAAATTTCAATTTAAAGcacatttttctgtttaatttatttatttagaacaaCTAACAATGGGtgaaaaattttaagacactAGATGAGTACATGTTGGATGATTTCTATTTGCTTCCTATTAagctatatacacacatagaaataaaaatgccgATATTATAATTTATAGGATTCATTTTAtgtaaaacattaagaaaaaacatTAGATAATATTTTCCACAACCTTTGTAGGGCACATTTTACATCTTTGTTCCTTAGACTATAAATCAAGGGATTCAACATGGGGATAACCAGAGTATAAGAGATGGATGCCACCTTATCAGTGTCAAAGGAGTGGCTGGAATTGGgctgcacatacataaatatcaAAGTCCCATAGAAGACGATGACCACTGTCAGGTGTGACCCACAGGTAGACAAAGCTTTCTGCCTTCCTTCAGCTGAATTCATCCTAAAAATGGCTATAAGAATGAGTAGGTAAGAAAATAGGAGGACCAATAGAGAGGAAACCAAATTAAACCCTGCTGAAatcaaaattataatttcaatttCATGTGTATTTGAGCAGAGCAATGATATTAAAGGGAGACTATCACAGAAATGACTAATGATCCTGTATCCACAAAAGGGTAGAGCAAAAATTTTTATAGtgattagaaaagaaataatgacaCTATAGAAATAAGGAACTGCTACTAGCATCCAACATACCCTCTGTGACATGATGACAGTGTAGAGCAGAGGcttacagatggccacatagcggtcataggacaTTGCAGACAGAATAAAAAGTTCACAAATGatgaacacaagaaagaaagTTAGCTGTGTTGCACAAAGATGATTGGTGATTGTATTTTGATCCACGACAAAATTTACCAGCATTTTGGGTCCAATAGCTGTAGAATAACCAAGATCTGTGATAGCCAGGTGTCTGAGAAAGAAGTACATGGGTGTTTGCAGCCGGGGATCCACCATGGTGAGAATGATCATGCCCACGTTGCCCACCAGTGAGATCAGATAGATGATGAGGAACAATCCAAACAATGGAGCCTGCAGCTCTGGACGGTCATTGATGCCCAGCAGGATGAATTCAGTCCCTACTGTGAGGTTGGGTTTCTCCATCTGGCCTTATAGCTAACTGATGTTCTGGATTGATACATCAATCCAACCAACAACTTTTCTGCATTATCTTCTGGGAAAATCTGTAATAtgcaaaagaaatgtaaattagaCACCTCTGAACTTTCCAATTAtgttatttacaaatgaaaatatctttactaataaaaattttaactagaatttaagaaagacagagatagatgAGGGGTTTTCAgttaagttttatttaaataatgcaGTACTAATTCAGGGCATAATTGCATTTTCTTTGTCTGAAGTGAGACAagatataaatagaaaatgacatttaaaagtaGAACCAATGTTATGAATTTTGTAGTttcatatataattattattgcattattttaaagttttcagcTAGTTGGTTTTATAAAGTCAATGTTATAGTGGGTCTTATAAACTGCTTTTAGTAATATAACTAAATAATTAGTTTGATATTATAAAAATAGCAAACCTCAAATTTATAAAGCATATAGGAACTATTATGTAAAGAAAAGTACCATGAAGCCTTTATTCCAGAATGTGTAGTAACCTGGATACACAGGATAAACGTTGGACAGTGTCTGAATGAGGAAACAGAGCAGTggctggagtgatagctcagcaattaggaGCAACCGCTGACCCTGCAGAAGATCCAGGTCTCACtcacagcacccatgtggcagctttCTTAACGCCCATTGCCAGGTTTTTTATGCTCTTTTTttgcctctgaaggcaccaggaatgcacatggtgcacatccATCAATGCAGTCAATTATttagcttaaataaataaataaataaataaataaatgaaatttaaaataagaaaacaggtCATAGGGTCAGAGTAAAGACCAGAGTGGATATTAAGTGTCTTTGTGTGGAAACAGAAGtcttatattttgatttttaataattGTGTCTTGACTAGAAAAGTTAAGAAAATGTGtacaagacacacacatacataatgttataatatttatacattaatATTATCAGTGCTATATCTTGTTATAATCCTAACAAAGGGTTATTTTGGCAAAAATGCTGGTTTCTAAAGCTCATTATACTTATGGATATATAAACAGCATGTCTGTGAAAGTCTTCTGAGAGGAGGAAGGCATATATGTACAAACTAGTCTCCCATTTTAAACATATTATGAGTACCAACACTTCCTTAAGAGACAAATGAGCCCTACACAGATATGTTAACTGTTAATAAAAATGGTAGAGGAATCTAAATTTActatgaggaaaataaaatcatatacttTGTTACATTAAACATACAGCTCATTAATTATGACTTGCAAATACATTAATTGAAATATTGCTTATGATGTTGAAATCTCATTATGTCTTACCAGCTTCCCAGAATATGTCTTCCTCCCACGAGAAGTACAGAAATTTAAATCAAATGAAATTATTAGATAGCTAcagtaaatattaaaaaccataagtttattattatttttcttcatcttttttctacAATCATCAAATACTACAAAGTATAATGTGTGTTGTCAATAAAACTTTTCTATATATCAGATAATAAAAAGGCATACTTTTAGAGTTCTATGAAAAGGAACATAATTTTCTTATAATGTTGTCTTTTTTTCacttgttattattgtttttagatttttttcctggagcctGTCAGATTCCACTAGAACATTCTTGACACTGAATCACAGACATACATCTGAGTACttcaatacatttattttcatattcatgCTCTTTATGTCAAACATGAGAATTCCTATCTTTtaaatgtacagtggaaaaatTGAATTTGTACAAATACTTAAATAATATttgaagcctggattgttttTCAAGAAATCAGAATGAAATCCATTGTCTAAATATTTGGACTTTCAAAAGAAAGTTTGGATCTCTGCAGCTGTGTAATTCTGACATTAAAAATactaagaaagtattttttttgtgtgtctgtttcttttctgttagaGATAAAGTTAGTTCTATACAACTTAATCATTGAAAGCAATACCATGATTTTTAAGACTTTTATGGGCATGTAGATTATTCACTCACACTATAATATTAAACTATAAATGTAACCAAAAATGTGGGGAGCTATTTATATGCAGGCATTGCAGAGTGATAGAAAACATTGCAGGAATCTTTGAAAGAATTGTGAATGTATCTAGCATAAGTACTCACAGAAACATTCTGTGCATTACCTACAATGACATCTATGAAGTTTCTATCTGGCTCTGGCATGTCATCCTTACACAACTCAGAGCAATTTATGAATTTATGTATTCTAATCTTTGGAGACTTGATGCTTACTAAATAAATGCCATGCAATTAGTTGGATGTCCCTAAAGTATTTGGGTTTGAAAATGCTTAGGTTTTGCTTACTGATTGTCAGTCAGGAACACTAATTACAGGTGATTCATTTAAGGATCTTCAGCAAATAGGATTCAAACTAactctctccctgtgtgtctctctatccctCTGAGTCTCTGCCTCTATGTGcatttctctatgtgtgtgtgtcttatggaGACTAAGAAATTCCCCAGAATGACAATGAAATACAAGTGGGTCTAATCTTAGATTAAAGGCTTAAAAACCTTGATGGCCACAGTTTGATGGCAGGCCAAGAGTTTCCactgtaatttgtgtgtgtgtgtgtgtgtgtgtgtgtgtgtgtgtgtgtgtgtgtaagacacatacatcattttattgtaaatatattatatttgtttccctctttctctttcctccctccagtttTCCTATGAACTCCTCCATTGTTTCTGTTCAAATTCATagactttatttttagtttttacatgtacatacactcacacattcctaagtatgtaaacatatatatttcCACATGTgtatttccatctctctctctctctctctctctctctctctctctctctctctctctctctctgtgtgtgtgtgtgtgtgtgtgtgtgtgtgtgtgtgtgtgtgtaaatacaacttgctcagcccaaataatgttacttgtatgcatgtgttttaaGAGCTGGCCAGTTGTTATTGGGTAACCAGTTTGGAAGATCTGTCATGTGAAGACTGCATCTCCTGCActcagaattccttagttgcctgtagctccaTGTTCATGGTTGAGGCCATAAGAGATTTCTCTATGCCTATTTATTCTTTATATGCACTCATCAATCCACCTTTTCaagcactagaaaaaaataacagtcaTTGACTATTGGGACATTCTTTAGGCCTGTCAAATTCATACATAAaattagacattacaatcaaactatTAATAACTGGGAATTATATCCACCTCCTTAAATCATATTTTCATTACAAATGAAGGCGTTATAAGGTCATAATTCTGGCTCTTGTAATTCAGCCATCCCatgaatgaatggaaacacactGACTCCTTTTACAGTTGAAAAGGAAGACCTTAAATGGTGTGTCCTCAGCTGGTATTTAAAACACAAGACTAATTAATGAACTAAAATTCACAGTaggacatttcattttatttcttctcatttgaTCTTTGAAATTTTATAGAGGCAAAGAGAGTgccttatttaaaaaattcacatatttagatctttcttttttctctatttaacTACACTATATCATTTAATTGGAAAATCAATACATTTACATTTAAGGAACCTCTTAATAGGTAATGTCTAGCTAAATAAATATTGtcatatttctaattttttattattattttattttttttctttttgggctaCTCTAATAACGTCTTTGGATTTGTTGGTTTTCTAGAATGTAGTTATGGATTCTGTAGTTTTATTAATGTAGTAGTTTTAAGCTCTCTTTTAAGA harbors:
- the LOC118582627 gene encoding olfactory receptor 8K3-like, which codes for MEKPNLTVGTEFILLGINDRPELQAPLFGLFLIIYLISLVGNVGMIILTMVDPRLQTPMYFFLRHLAITDLGYSTAIGPKMLVNFVVDQNTITNHLCATQLTFFLVFIICELFILSAMSYDRYVAICKPLLYTVIMSQRVCWMLVAVPYFYSVIISFLITIKIFALPFCGYRIISHFCDSLPLISLLCSNTHEIEIIILISAGFNLVSSLLVLLFSYLLILIAIFRMNSAEGRQKALSTCGSHLTVVIVFYGTLIFMYVQPNSSHSFDTDKVASISYTLVIPMLNPLIYSLRNKDVKCALQRLWKILSNVFS